The DNA segment ATCTACAGCGCAATCAATCATttacaatgcaatcaatcatttacagtgcaatcaatcatctacaatgcaatcaatcgactacagtgcaatcaatcatccacagtgcaatcaatcatttacagtgcaatcaatcatctacaatgcaatcaatcatcaccagtgcaatcaatcatctacagtacaatcaatcatctacaatgcaatcaatcatccaCAGAGCAATTAATCATCTACAGTGCAATCAATCATctacaatgcaatcaatcatctacagtgcaatcaatcatctacaatgcaatcaatcatctacaatgcaatcaatcatctacagtgcaatcaatcatctacaatgcaatcaatcatccacagtgcaatcaatcatttacagtgcaatcaatcaactacagtgcaatcaatcatctacaatgcaatcaatcatctcCAGTGCAATCAATCATCTACAGGGTAATCAAATTCCCCATACCCCCCTTCTTGGTGCTACCACTACTAATAGCCAACCTAATTTGGGGATAACATATAATTACCAAGGACCGAAAAGTTATTGTAATGATAAATTTTATGCAACCGGGTATTTTGCTTCAAAATAAGAGCTTTAGAAAATATAAGGCAGGACAATAATGATTACTTCAAACCACCTTTATTGTATTTGCTATATTCGGCTCCATAAGACGAGATGTGAGGCCTACGATCATAATAGGCCTACCTAGTCGGCATACACCTCTATCATTTACGTTATATCTAAAAACCTGTTTATATGGAAGATGCATTTATAAACCTGGTAAACCTATTAGGTTTTGTTAACGTTGTATAgatattatttcataaattttagtTGTGACTAAGTATATCTGACGAGCTAAATAGCTTTAACCAAATTTTGCAGAAATGGAGCCTCACTTCGGTGATTACAGGTTATCAATCTGGCAGAAATCCTCGTTGAATTTAAAGACGTTGACATAGCCACATAGAGCGAAATGGTTTCCTGCAGATGAGAGCGCGGGTGATCCACCTTTGGAGCCGGAACATTCGCCCTGTTGGCGATTGCTTTCCCAATCATTTTCTGACAGCAACCCCTTCAGCTCAAACCATCCGCCGCCCTCCGTCTTGCTACAATCCACGTCGAGTTCCACCATCCAGTAATGCTCCCCCCACTTGTTGAGAGGAGTGTAGCCGTAACCGTCATTCTCGACTGTTTTATAATAGTTTGCATCGTTAGTGGTCCAAACCATTGGGGTACCTATTGCATCCCAATCCTGACCCGACTCCTTCCCGTGCCAATCGAGGAAATGATCCCCTGCTTTTTTCCTATTAAAGGTATCGTCGCCGTTCAGTACGTGGGTGATCGGGATGGCACAGTTGTCACTTTCTGCCGGAGCCCCGCACCCACTTCGCCTGCTTGAGTCGATGCCGCCACGAACAGTCACAAACTGCCCGTTACTCGTGGgtttgtaaatgaaaatgacGGTGCGCTCTGATCCAGTTGGGGAAGTGGGGTTGGGACCTTGAGTTGGTCCCCCGGATGAAGGCTGGTTGGTTGGCTGGTTGGTAGGTTCTACGATGGGTCCGTTCTTCAAGGCACCGACGTGGATGTAGAGTAGAGTGTCATCATTTTGCCCACTGATATAGATGTTGGCGTTCCCGGAGGAATCCACAGAGACTGTGGAGCTACCAGTACAGGTCCCTGCGGATGAATCGTAATCCACTAAGGCCAAGTTGCAGTACTCTCCGGCGGGGAGACCCGTTTGAACCTGCTTGCTCAGGGAAGTGCCGTAACGAGCGATGGCGATGAAGGCTTTGCTACCTCGGGAAAAGTGAACCGAGTTGTAGTCACCATGGAAGTTTTCCACGGCACTACTTCCGGCCTGGTTGCGCCATCCGACCATGTTCGTGATAGGCCTCCAGCGATGCTCGCAGATCCATTCACCGCTGCAAGACCCATCGGCGTTGAATGTCGGCTCTATTACGTTATAGTCGTAATCACTTGGAGGTCCTTGCCAATCACTACTAAATTTGTAACTGCTCATGATCCGAGGGAAACCGTATGGCCAGGCCATCATAAAGGCAACAGCTTGCTTATACTGATCGGGGCTTGAATGTGTCAGGATGTTGCCACCCCCACCATGACCCCGTTGGTTGTCATGGTTATCAATAAACACCAGAGCCTTATCACTGTCCAGATCCCAATGAGCGCCGTTGCCCCTGCCAAAATTCCACAAATCTCCCAGATCGTTCGAATTCTTGAAATAGTTACCCAAGGTTTCCCCGTAGATGAAGTCCGTGACTCTACCTAAATTGACGTAATCTTGTGCTTTGACGGGTTCCCCGCCCTTATCAATCACTTCGTGGTAAAAGAACGGTCGTGTATTCGCAGGGAAGTAGGCGGTGTTAAGGTCATTGGTCTTGCCCAAGATTCCCTCAATGTCGCCAGGCCACATGTGCTTGGCGGCATCCACACGGAATCCAGCAACACCTAGATCAATCACTTTATTGAAGTATGATGCAATTTGATCCCTGACATAATTGCTTTCGGTGTACAGATCTAGGAGTCCCACAAGGTTACAGTTGCGTACCTGCAAGTGTGtttattagaagaaaaaaaaatatggatgcAAACAGTCTCACCAAATTATATCTAGCAGCCATTTGCATTTATCATGGACGTAAAAACGGATGGAGTACCATCACATTCATTTTTAAAGCTAAAGCTAAATCCACAGACTTAATGGccaaataaaaaagggaaaaaatgctTTTGTACTGATGATTACTTTCCGGATTTTTCTTGCCGATTGTAGACAAACGATCCCAAACTGACTACAGACTTAATTGCCAGGTAAAATAGGCATAATCCTTTTGTAATGATAGTTACTTTTCGCTGGCCTGCTTGTGGTTGGATATTATGAGCAGGCACATTGCTAATTTTTACGGggaaagcaaaaataaatgttgcaatattgattgaaatatgatttgaaattacCCCCATGTGGCCGCAACTGTAAAACATAATATCAGAAATATAATAATCTCTCAaactattttcttgaagtgTGGAAGTGCGTAGAAATTTATAAAATGTTGATATAAAAGTTGTCGAATTCTGAGGggttttcacattttaaaaatgttatacaatatttcgCACATTTTCAGTACATAATGAATTAGCTTTGAGATATATTTCCATGATTTCGTCATGTGTTATTCA comes from the Lytechinus variegatus isolate NC3 chromosome 9, Lvar_3.0, whole genome shotgun sequence genome and includes:
- the LOC121421774 gene encoding alpha-amylase A-like; the protein is MYNLVVWFCLLAGALGYNTPNTASDRTAMVHLFEWPWNSIANECETFLAPHGFGGVQISPPNEHRVIYEPYWDTNVKRPWYESYQPVGYGLDSRRGTEQQFGDMVQRCNDVGVRIYVDAVVNHMCGEDAGSGSGSGGSAYNTGEFSFPGAGYGSNDFNQPLGKCTSSNGQITNYGDINEVRNCNLVGLLDLYTESNYVRDQIASYFNKVIDLGVAGFRVDAAKHMWPGDIEGILGKTNDLNTAYFPANTRPFFYHEVIDKGGEPVKAQDYVNLGRVTDFIYGETLGNYFKNSNDLGDLWNFGRGNGAHWDLDSDKALVFIDNHDNQRGHGGGGNILTHSSPDQYKQAVAFMMAWPYGFPRIMSSYKFSSDWQGPPSDYDYNVIEPTFNADGSCSGEWICEHRWRPITNMVGWRNQAGSSAVENFHGDYNSVHFSRGSKAFIAIARYGTSLSKQVQTGLPAGEYCNLALVDYDSSAGTCTGSSTVSVDSSGNANIYISGQNDDTLLYIHVGALKNGPIVEPTNQPTNQPSSGGPTQGPNPTSPTGSERTVIFIYKPTSNGQFVTVRGGIDSSRRSGCGAPAESDNCAIPITHVLNGDDTFNRKKAGDHFLDWHGKESGQDWDAIGTPMVWTTNDANYYKTVENDGYGYTPLNKWGEHYWMVELDVDCSKTEGGGWFELKGLLSENDWESNRQQGECSGSKGGSPALSSAGNHFALCGYVNVFKFNEDFCQIDNL